GAAGGCAAGCTTATCGGCACTAAGCAGTATGATCCTGAACTCATGGCCATTATAGAAGAGAATAAACGTCTTAAACATGATCTTAAAGTTGCTCAGGAGGAGCGAGACATTCTAAAAAAGGCCACGGCGTACTTCGCGAATGAGGAACGTTAAGAAACAGTCTGGGAGACTGTTTTAGTGACGCAAGACGTAGGGCTATGCCCGCAGTGACAGTTGATGAAGTACGTCTTTATCAAAGAAACCAAAAAATATTTAGCATCACCTGTATGTGTCACGTATTAGATGTCAAGCCATCAAGCTACTACAACTGGATAAATCGTGGTATCAGTAATCAGCAGATTCGTCGCAATCAGTGTGAGTTGCTGGTTCGCGTGGCTCATTATGAAACTAAACAGCGCTATGGCTGTGAGCGCTTGCATGCTCATCTTGCAGAGCAAGGGCATCATATCAGTCAATACATGGTCAGAAGCATCAAAGAACAGTACGGTATTACTTGCCGTCGTCACAAACGTTTTAAAATCACTACCAACTCTAATCATAATAAGCTCGTATATCCAAACCTGATCGATCAGAAGTTTGATACCAATCGTCCTAACGAGTCGTGGGTTAGTGACATCACTTATATCTGGACAAATGAAGGTTGGCTATATTTGGCAGGCGTTAAAGACATCTATACTAAAGAGCTGGTCGGCTATGCCATTAATAAGCGCATGACCACTGCTCTAGTATGCCGTGCACTCAATATGGCAATTAAGAATAAACGACCAAGCTCAAACCTGATTATTCACTCTGACAGAGGTAGTCAGTACTGTAGCCATGAGTACCATAAGATCATTAAGCAGCATAAATTTAAGGGCTCGATGTCCAGACGTGGCAATTGCTTTGATAACGCGCCCATAGAAAGCTTCTCGGGTGAGGAGCACTGCTCCGCAAGGAAGAATGAGTTGGTGTATCACCAAGACTATAAAACAAGATTCGAAGCCATTAGCGATATCACTAAATATATTGAACTAGATTACAACCAGACTAGGATTCAAAAGGGTTTAGGCTATAGAACGCCAAGACAGATGTGGTTTGACTTTTATCGTCAGGCTGCGTAACTAAAATCTCCCAAGTCAATGTCTACAGATTTGACAGCATAGGTCAGCTAACACTGAGGATGTTAAACTGTAAATAATCGGCTATAACTATCCAGTTATAAGACATATGTTTGAACGATGAAAAGCGAGCTATATAGTTGAAATACTTTAAAGTCGCTACAGTATTGCTGGTGTAAATTTTTTGCAGCCTCTGTCTGCGTAGGCACAGCAAGCAAGAAAAATTTGCACCAGTAGTACGTGTTGTATCGATATTACTTTTCACCGACTATAGTATGAGTCAA
This window of the Psychrobacter arcticus 273-4 genome carries:
- a CDS encoding IS3 family transposase (programmed frameshift), which translates into the protein MTKKIRTYSAAFKAEAVKKIADNNGNVSATAKQLGIAMQTLSNWQNKANEGKLIGTKQYDPELMAIIEENKRLKHDLKVAQEERDILKKATAYFANEGTLRNSLGDCFSDARRRAMPAVTVDEVRLYQRNQKIFSITCMCHVLDVKPSSYYNWINRGISNQQIRRNQCELLVRVAHYETKQRYGCERLHAHLAEQGHHISQYMVRSIKEQYGITCRRHKRFKITTNSNHNKLVYPNLIDQKFDTNRPNESWVSDITYIWTNEGWLYLAGVKDIYTKELVGYAINKRMTTALVCRALNMAIKNKRPSSNLIIHSDRGSQYCSHEYHKIIKQHKFKGSMSRRGNCFDNAPIESFSGEEHCSARKNELVYHQDYKTRFEAISDITKYIELDYNQTRIQKGLGYRTPRQMWFDFYRQAA